A single Anopheles arabiensis isolate DONGOLA chromosome 2, AaraD3, whole genome shotgun sequence DNA region contains:
- the LOC120908572 gene encoding translation initiation factor eIF-2B subunit gamma, with translation MGQLEFQAIVLAAGKGTRLPEILEGRPKCLLPIGPFPMIWYPLQLLQRHGFTEVIVVVQESEKSEIQQRLERLQLKLKLDYYSIPTDSECGTADSLRLVSDKIKSDVVVLSCDSIIEINLYPLLSKFREKDASVQLLLLESGKDQDVVMPGPKSKYKAEKDIIGYDKATSRVLFMASASDFEETVKLSGHLLRENPDMIISSSMLDAHVYIMKKWVVEYLAVTELLSAVKGELLPHIIKKQLLQPPAVPENDGASEYTAKPKVDDIFQFAVYTEMDKKIDKASVFNKEEKATSHPIRCYAYFADSKAFGLRVNNVRSFLSCNLKIFEIFPALTGFTERELVSQSSSIKSTQITKCAVGDMTTISEKTSLNQNVIANGCTVQPKTRINSSVLMDGVTVEETVVIDNCIVGEKAVIKSGSVLKNCIIGPHFVVAAGTKKESVYLSNADGFMTID, from the exons ATGGGGCAGCTAGAATTTCAAGCGATTGTCCTGGCCGCCGGAAAGGGAACCCGGCTGCCCGAAATTTTAGAAGGACGACCGAAATGTTTGCTCCCGATTGGACCCTTCCCAATGATCTGGTACCCGTTGCAGCTCCTGCAACGACACGGTTTCACCG AGGTCATCGTCGTGGTGCAGGAGTCGGAAAAATCGGAAATACAGCAACGCTTGGAACGGTTGCAGTTGAAGCTAAAGCTGGACTACTACTCCATACCAACGGATTCGGAATGCGGAACTGCCGATTCCCTGCGGCTTGTATCGGACAA GATTAAATCCGATGTGGTGGTTCTGTCGTGCGATTCCATCATCGAAATCAACCTGTACCCGCTGCTGTCCAAGTTCCGCGAAAAAGATGCCtccgtgcagctgctgctgctcgaaagCGGCAAAGACCAGGACGTTGTGATGCCGGGGCCGAAATCGAAGTACAAAGCGGAAAAGGATATCATTGGGTACGACAAAGCTACCAGCAGGGTGTTGTTCATGGCGTCGGCGAGCGATTTCGAGGAAACCGTTAAACTGTCCGGCCATCTGTTGCGGGAAAATCCGGACATGATCATCTCCTCCAGCATGCTCGATGCGCACGTGTACATCATGAAGAAGTGGGTGGTGGAGTATCTGGCCGTGACCGAGCTGCTGTCCGCGGTGAAGGGCGAACTGTTGCCGCACATCATCAAGAAGCAGCTGCTCCAACCGCCCGCCGTGCCGGAAAACGATGGCGCCTCAGAGTACACTGCCAAGCCAAAGGTGGACGACATCTTTCAG TTTGCAGTGTACACGGAAATGGATAAGAAGATCGATAAAGCATCGGTTTTCAACAAGGAAGAGAAAGCAACTTCTCACCCGATACGCTGCTATGCTTACTTTGCCGACTCGAAAGCATTCGGATTGAGAGTAAATaacgttcgttcgtttttgtcATGTAATTTGAAG atttttgaaattttcccCGCTTTGACTGGGTTTACTGAGCGTGAGCTGGTGTCACAAAGCAGCTCGATCAAATCCACGCAAATAACAAAATGTGCCGTCGGCGATATGACCACCATCAGTGAAAAGACGTCCCTCAACCAGAACGTGATTGCGAACGGTTGCACGGTTCAGCCGAAAACGCGTATTAACAGTAGCGTACTTATGGATGGCGTCACAGTGGAAGAAAC TGTTGTCATCGATAACTGCATAGTTGGCGAAAAGGCGGTGATTAAGAGTGGATCAGTGCTAAAGAATTGCATCATCGGGCCACACTTTGTCGTTGCAGCCGGCACCAAGAAGGAGAGCGTGTATCTTTCAAACGCCGACGGTTTCATGACGATTGACTAG
- the LOC120908571 gene encoding threonylcarbamoyladenosine tRNA methylthiotransferase — MDISCQDIIGDIEDLISLDDPSPAERYLNKKDVTVRTKRVKVRANRPKETSTVEKPLLDSVIPETQHIYMKTWGCAHNTSDTEYMAGQLAQYGYNLTSDKDSADLWVLNSCTVKNPSEDTFRNEIEAAHQAGKHVVVAGCVPQAAPRSDYLKGLSVVGVQQIDRVAEVVEETLKGHSVRLLQAKKVDGRKVAGPKLALPKVRKNPLIEVIPINSGCLNACTYCKTKFARADLVSYPVQEIVDRAQQVFQDGVCEIWLTSEDTGTYGRDIGSSLPELLWQLVEVIPEGCMMRLGMTNPPYILEHLDEMAKILSHPRVYSFLHIPVQSGSDAILGEMRREYCVKDFERMVDFLRAQVPGITIATDIICGFPGETEADFDDTLALCEKYQFPSLFINQFFPRPGTPAAKMTKVPANEVKTRTKRLTDLFHSYEPYKKYEAGTKQTVLVTEISHDRKHYVGHNKFYEQILLPMHNNLLGKQVEVEITGCTKFSMFGKVIQGEQEWKNCSKRSTADGTMASSLVAGAEESKYRSIFAYFFISCSLAIVCKYIFMFLDF; from the exons ATGGATATTAGCTGTCAGGACATCATCGGGGACATTGAAGATTTGATATCGTTGGACGATCCGTCGCCGGCAGAACGATACCTCAACAAGAAGGATGTAACTGTGCGCACCAAACGCGTCAAAGTACGCGCGAACCGGCCGAAAGAAACGTCCACCGTCGAAAAGCCGCTCCTGGACAGCGTTATTCCCGAGACGCAGCACATCTACATGAAGACATGGGGCTGTGCGCACAACACCTCCGACACGGAGTACATGGCGGGGCAGCTGGCACAGTACGGGTACAATCTGACGAGCGATAAAGATTCGGCCGACCTGTGGGTGCTGAACAGTTGTACGGTCAAAAACCCGTCGGAAGATACGTTTCGCAACGAGATCGAGGCGGCCCATCAAGCCGGAAAGCATGTGGTGGTGGCCGGATGTGTGCCGCAGGCCGCCCCGCGGTCCGATTATCTCAAAGGGCTCAGCGTGGTCGGCGTGCAGCAGATCGATCGTGTGGCGGAAGTCGTGGAGGAAACGCTCAAGGGCCACTCGGTCCGGTTGCTGCAGGCGAAGAAGGTGGACGGTCGCAAGGTAGCCGGCCCAAAGCTGGCCCTGCCGAAGGTACGCAAAAATCCGCTCATCGAGGTGATTCCCATCAATTCCGGCTGTCTGAACGCGTGCACCTACTGCAAGACAAAGTTTGCCCGGGCCGATCTGGTAAGCTACCCAGTGCAGGAGATAGTGGACCGGGCGCAGCAGGTATTTCAGGACGGGGTGTGCGAAATATGGCTCACGTCCGAAGACACCG GAACGTACGGGCGGGATATCGGTTCGTCGCTGCCGGAACTGCTGTGGCAGCTGGTTGAGGTAATCCCGGAAGGCTGCATGATGCGGCTCGGCATGACCAATCCGCCCTACATTCTCGAGCACTTGGACGAGATGGCGAAAATACTGTCGCATCCACGCGTCTACAGCTTCCTGCACATACCGGTGCAGAGCGGCTCGGACGCAATCCTGGGCGAAATGAGGCGCGAATACTGCGTGAAGGATTTCGAGCGCATGGTGGACTTTCTACGCGCCCAAGTACCGGGCATTACGATCGCGACCGACATCATCTGCGGGTTTCCGGGCGAAACGGAAGCGGACTTTGACGACACGCTGGCACTGTGTGAGAAGTACCAGTTCCCAAGCCTGTTCATTAATCAGTTTTTCCCCCGGCCCGGTACGCCGGCAGCGAAGATGACGAAGGTTCCGGCCAATGAGGTGAAAACGCGCACGAAACGGTTGACCGATTTGTTCCATTCGTATGAGCCGTACAAGAAGTACGAGGCCGGTACGAAGCAAACGGTACTGGTTACAGAAATCTCGCACGACCGGAAGCACTACGTCGGGCACAATAAGTTCTACGAGCAGATATTGCTACCAATGCACAACAATTTGCTCGGCAAGCAGGTCGAG GTGGAAATTACCGGATGCACCAAATTCAGCATGTTTGGCAAAGTGATACAAGGCGAGCAGGAATGGAAGAACTGTAGCAAGCGTAGTACCGCCGACGGTACGATGGCCAGCAGTCTCGTGGCCGGCGCAGAAGAGTCAAAGTATCGATCGATATTTGCTTACTTTTTCATATCGTGCAGTTTGGCGATAGTGtgcaaatacatttttatgtttcttgATTTCTAA
- the LOC120908569 gene encoding DENN domain-containing protein 2D-like: MSSKSSKAAGTHDGGNSRVQNITAKFETLITTQQQKQQVHLPPPQPPQHQQHPQQQEQRSGHIWPTKGTGSVRDDKKLADEATALRDLEARRGIKRSQAFRRSTSQTSSMNGGNGSACSTVPQLNHSDSIREALNKPLPEGPPPEKPPRRWARRAEEDTRATESQHYDDVNMLIEAAFQEPSEGLHQSPSREQISLKQPVSEEHRKRLRRLSRCAELNHYTQQYGTIRVYDVVDKGSAPVPPAECKTADAKGLIEHYNKLSTVEQRTSPVPPQTLYEYCIVVGYDIMQNKPYVKSRYPRHKQPHKMIEVFVYPDNGALVRNRNQEYCIILTDYPLRLYGFCRRVLPESSEFCIPLTYCLVTKYNEPKVFYKLLECIESQHGNGRVPELLMEQFYDQKLPLAGERLPLTLPVSFEMRSTVREETPQPITMTINRPKDLRLEKTELYDIFKCLGSDGLIHVFESLLLEKMVILFSEHLSLLTSCVQGLLLILYPFQWQHILVTAIPEHLQQMLEAPVPMLAGTLQPVPEELWETGNTCYVNLDKRTVRPARKEQFSILPSELKKPLRVSLDLVKIFEDSKGLASVLIGGAFVRFFVELFSTLDPHTYEKAAFLERFENPEMKLFLNCFLETVMFADFLEHWHSSKHPAKSPATMGSTDYTLFNSKIAEKSQTKYWHSATFDEVVANSKHIERKGKTFMSKMKGLMKKS, encoded by the exons ATGTCGAGCAAATCATCCAAGGCAGCGGGCACCCACGATGGCGGCAACAGCAGGGTGCAGAACATCACGGCCAAGTTCGAGACGCTTATAAcaacgcagcagcaaaagcaacagGTGCATCTGCCTCCTCCCCAGCCGccccagcatcagcagcatccgCAACAGCAAGAGCAACGGTCCGGCCATATATGGCCAACGAAGGGAACAGGTTCGGTGCGTGACGATAAGAAGCTGGCCGACGAGGCGACGGCACTTCGCGACCTTGAGGCTCGACGCGGCATTAAGCGTTCGCAAGCATTCCGCCGCAGCACTTCCCAAACGAGTTCAATGAACGGTGGTAATGGTTCGGCCTGCTCCACCGTTCCGCAGCTGAACCACTCCGATAGCATTCGGGAGGCGCTGAACAAACCCCTGCCGGAAGGGCCACCGCCCGAAAAGCCACCGCGAAGATGGGCGCGCCGAGCAGAGGAGGACACCCGCGCAACGGAGTCGCAGCATTACGACGACGTGAACATGCTGATAGAGGCTGCGTTTCAGGAACCATCGGAAGGGCTGCACCAGTCACCGTCTCGGGAGCAAATTTCGTTAAAGCAACCCGTCAGCGAGGAGCACAGGAAGCGGCTCCGTCGACTGTCCCGCTGCGCCGAGCTGAACCACTACACGCAGCAGTACGGGACGATCCGGGTGTACGATGTGGTGGACAAGGGCAGTGCACCGGTTCCCCCAGCGGAGTGTAAAACGGCCGATGCCAAAGGATTGATCGAACACTACAACAAGCTAAGCACGGTGGAGCAGCGCACTTCTCCGGTACCTCCGCAAACACTGTACGAATACTGCATCGTCGTTGGGTACGACATTATGCAGAACAAACCGTACGTCAAGAGCCGATACCCGCGGCACAAGCAACCGCACAAGATGATCGAGGTGTTTGTCTATCCCGACAATGGTGCGCTGGTGCGCAACCGCAACCAAGAGTACTGCATCATCCTTACCGACTACCCGCTGCGGCTGTACGGCTTCTGCCGGCGTGTCCTGCCCGAGTCGTCGGAATTCTGCATTCCCCTTACGTACTGCCTGGTGACCAAGTACAACGAGCCAAAAGTATTCTATAAGCTACTGGAGTGCATTGAAAGCCAGCACGGCAATGGTCGCGTGCCGGAGCTGCTGATGGAGCAGTTTTACGATCAGAAGCTGCCGCTGGCGGGCGAACGGTTGCCACTGACGCTGCCCGTCAGCTTCGAGATGCGGTCGACGGTGCGCGAAGAAACGCCCCAGCCGATCACCATGACCATAAACCGTCCCAAAGATTTACGCTTAGAGAAAACGGAACTGTATGATATTTTCAAGTGCCTCGGATCGGACGGACTGATCCACGTGTTCGAAAGCCTGCTGCTGGAGAAAATGGTGATACTGTTCAGCGAGCATCTATCGCTGCTGACGTCCTGCGTGCAGGGCCTGCTGCTAATACTCTACCCATTCCAATGGCAGCACATACTGGTGACGGCGATACCGGAGCATCTGCAGCAGATGCTCGAAGCGCCCGTACCGATGCTGGCCGGTACGCTACAGCCCGTCCCGGAGGAGCTGTGGGAAACTGGCAACACGTGCTACGTAAACCTGGACAAGCGCACCGTGCGTCCGGCCAGAAAGGAACAGTTTTCCATCCTGCCGAGCGAGCTGAAGAAACCGCTGCGCGTTTCGTTGGATCTCGTGAAAATATTCGAAGATTCCAAGGGGCTAGCGAGCGTTCTGATCGGTGGTGCATTTGTTAgattttttgtagaattatTTTCCACCCTGGATCCCCACACATACGAG AAAGCTGCATTTTTGGAACGGTTCGAGAATCCGGAGATGAAACTGTTTTTGAATTGCTTTTTGGAAACTGTGATGTTTGCTGACTTTTTGGAGCACTGGCATTCCTCGAAACATCCGGCCAAGTCACCAGCAACGATGGGCAGCACTGATTATACGCTTTTTAACTCGAAAATAGCGGAGAAATCGCAAACTAAGTACTGGCATTCGGCTACATTCGATGAAGTTGTAGCGAACTCGAAACACATTGAACGCAAAGGGAAAACGTTCATGTCGAAGATGAAGGGACTAATGAAGAAATCGTAG